In the Klebsiella aerogenes KCTC 2190 genome, one interval contains:
- the ascF gene encoding PTS cellobiose/arbutin/salicin transporter subunit IIBC, whose amino-acid sequence MSKNYAALANQILTALGGADNVVAVTHCMTRLRFVVKDNQRVDAPALKALQGVLGVVRSDNQCQVIIGNTVSQAYREVLNLLPGELRPAEPQGKPPLTLKRVGAGILDALIGTMSPLIPAIIGGSMVKLLAMILEMSGALPKGSPTLTILTLIGDGAFFFLPLMVAASAAVKFKTNMSLAIAIAGVLVHPGFIELMAKAAQGEHVEFAFIPVTAVKYTYTVIPALVMTWCLSYIERWVDRITPAVTKNFLKPMLIVLIAAPLAILLIGPLGIWIGSAISALVYTIHSYLGWLSVAIMGGLWPLLVMTGMHRVFTPTIIQTIAETGKEGMVMPSEIGANLSLGGSSLAVAWKTKNPELRQTALAAAASAILAGISEPALYGVAVRLKRPLVASLISGFICGAVAGIAGLASHSMAAPGLFTSVQFFDPANPMTIVWVFGVMALSVVLSFVLTLLLGFEDIPVENAAADARQRQGAATHA is encoded by the coding sequence ATGTCTAAAAATTATGCAGCCCTGGCGAACCAGATCCTGACGGCGCTCGGCGGCGCAGATAATGTCGTTGCCGTGACCCACTGCATGACCCGCCTGCGCTTCGTGGTGAAAGATAACCAACGCGTGGACGCCCCGGCGCTGAAAGCGCTGCAAGGGGTACTTGGCGTCGTGCGTAGCGATAACCAATGTCAGGTGATCATCGGCAATACCGTCTCGCAGGCGTATCGCGAGGTGCTGAATCTGCTGCCCGGCGAGTTGCGCCCGGCGGAGCCGCAGGGGAAACCGCCGCTGACCTTAAAACGCGTCGGTGCCGGGATCCTTGATGCGCTGATCGGCACCATGTCGCCGCTGATCCCGGCGATTATCGGCGGATCGATGGTCAAACTGCTGGCGATGATCCTGGAAATGAGCGGCGCGTTGCCAAAAGGCTCTCCGACACTGACCATTCTGACGCTTATCGGCGACGGCGCGTTCTTCTTCCTGCCGCTGATGGTTGCCGCTTCCGCGGCAGTAAAATTCAAAACCAATATGTCGCTGGCTATCGCTATCGCCGGGGTGCTGGTGCATCCGGGATTCATCGAATTAATGGCTAAAGCCGCGCAGGGAGAACACGTTGAGTTCGCCTTCATTCCGGTTACCGCGGTGAAATACACCTACACGGTGATCCCGGCGCTGGTGATGACCTGGTGTCTCTCTTATATCGAGCGCTGGGTCGATCGCATCACCCCGGCGGTGACGAAAAACTTCCTTAAACCGATGCTGATCGTGCTGATTGCCGCGCCGCTGGCGATCCTGCTGATTGGCCCGCTCGGCATCTGGATCGGCAGCGCGATCTCCGCGCTGGTGTACACGATCCATAGCTATCTCGGCTGGCTGTCGGTGGCGATCATGGGCGGACTCTGGCCGCTGCTGGTGATGACCGGGATGCACCGCGTCTTTACGCCAACCATCATTCAGACCATTGCCGAAACCGGCAAAGAGGGGATGGTGATGCCATCGGAAATCGGCGCCAACCTGTCGCTGGGCGGATCGTCGCTGGCGGTGGCGTGGAAAACCAAAAACCCGGAGCTGCGCCAGACCGCATTGGCGGCGGCGGCATCGGCGATTCTGGCCGGGATTTCCGAACCGGCGCTGTACGGCGTGGCGGTACGTCTGAAACGCCCGCTGGTCGCCAGCTTAATCAGCGGCTTTATTTGTGGCGCGGTGGCGGGAATCGCCGGGCTGGCCAGCCATTCGATGGCGGCACCGGGGCTGTTCACCAGCGTCCAGTTCTTCGATCCGGCCAATCCGATGACTATCGTTTGGGTCTTTGGCGTGATGGCGCTTTCAGTGGTGCTCTCCTTTGTGCTGACGCTGCTGCTCGGTTTTGAAGATATCCCGGTAGAAAATGCCGCCGCCGATGCCAGACAGCGCCAGGGCGCGGCCACTCACGCCTGA